The genomic window attatgcaGTTTAATGTAAGGGTGTTAAGAGTCCCAAACTTCACCCCATAGCCTTCCCAAAAGAGAGAGGCCATTTtggcaaaaaaagagaaataaccCAGATAAGAAGCTACTGGTGACGAAACACCTCTGAAATACCCTATGCAGTGTTTGACTATGACAAATGTGTTGTCAGTGTTTGACTATGTAAAAATGCTGAATGCTAGAATTGAGAAAGCATTATCTTGTTAAAATATATGATGGGCTGATATCATATTATGGAGGTGGTAGTATCTACataacactgtcatgaacgtgtcataaacattataaacaccGTTTATACTTGTTTATAACTATAAACACGTACATTATACAAACGTTTATGACCTCACGCTTCTGTCACTCGCTTCTGTCacgtgtcattcggtttttgtcatggcAAGTTAGTgggttagtgttagggttatgacagtgtcaagtcactcttatgtagaaacctaaagtaaagtgttaccaaacaaTCTTCTCTCTGAAGTTAATTTCATCAGCTTTGACATCAATTAAATGAATTCAATACATTCCCGTGACTTCACCCCATATCAATCACTGACAGTGATAGTAGGAGCAATCCTCATCTAATTCCCTAATAATTTCCTCCAAGGATACTTTCCCCCAATGAAAAAAAACCCCAACAGAACTGAGCTCTGTGAAATGAAGTACTGAATCATACATACCAGTGTGCACATCCAGCTGTATTGTCTTGAACTGGTCAACACTCACTTTAGAGTCGTTGGAGGGCGGTTCGTCCAGAGCACACCAGTATGTCCCATAATCCTCTTCGGTGACCTTGGTAATGTTGATCATGAAGAACCCTCCAGTGGTGTCGTCATAGAGAGAGAACCTGTCTCTGCTCTCCCATTGGTCCTTTCTGTCTGTTCTTATTCTATCCTCACACCCTACAGCTGTGTTCTTACATAGGTACTTGCTCTTGTGTTTATTAGTATCTTCATACTTgcatttgatggtgatgtcatcTCCAACATACCCTGACACTCTATAGACTTCCTCTTTTCCTGGTATGGTAAAAAGGAGTGAATGTGTCAGAGGTCTAAAAGTGTTAAGTGTGTCTAATTAGCAGGCAACTTGACACAATATGCATATTCAAATGTAAAAGAAAAGCATTCACCTTCTTTCACTTTCAGATTGACTTCTGTGTAGTCATCTAAGAAGGTTTTCTGCACTCCACACCAGTACTTCCCCTCATCACTCTTTGTCAGGTTTCTCATGATCACCTTTAAGAATCCGCCGTCCGTATTGTCATACAGAGAGAATCTGCCTTTAGTCTGCCACCCTTTATTACCCTCTGTTTGTATTTGAGTATCACAGAGATATTTACCCCCAATGGCATCATCTTTGCAAAAGTATTTGTTTTGGTCTCTGTGTTCATCCTTATATTTACACTTGATGATGATGGAACTTCCTGCATATCCTTCCACAGCAAAACCCCAACAACCACCTGCCAAGAAACAACTATGAGACCGACATCCACGTGGCATCAATTTTGAGAAACACACTACGATGTGAGTTTGACAGCATATTTTGCTGACAGTGCATGTGCTCTGTGGCCAGAGTGAAGTCAGACACACAAAGTGGGCAGAGTCAGGCCGaagttaattaataaaagatagatagatagaatttaacactggttgtgtgtgtttggtttattCAATTTTACTTCACCTGAGACATCTTGACCATTTCACATTCCTGGGCTTTACACCTACCCACCTTAAATTACCTACAATACCATAAAGTGAATTAAAGCTCCAATGTCTTCAACTGTCAGGCCATCGCCAAAATCCACCAAAGTGAAGAGTTAAACAGCTTTGTCAGAGATGGATACTCTTATAGTGTAGCATGTAATGGCATGACGGACGACTTCCAATTTGTTAAAACACTGTACTAGCATTTAGTTAGAGTCCAACAGCTTATTATTAATGACTTGTGTAAGTCCCAATATAGGGTCTGTGTTAAATTAAAAGTCTTACCGATACCCAGGGAGAGGACAAAGAGCAGAAGAGTCGACTCCATCTTTATCGGCTGGAACGTAAAGACATTGAGTTCCTGTAAATGCAGGATGCTTCTTTTCTCACGCTCTCTGAATGCTAGCTTCCTCTCTAATATGTCACCTATAGTTTGGTTGTTTCATTCATCATTTCTAGTCCCACCCCCTCATTTCAAGACatgctacagagagagagagagagagagagagagagagagagaaagagagagataagctATTTGGTAGGCAAagaaactgggggggggggggggttacgttATAATCATGTAACAACCTATATAAGGGACCGTTCggtatttatggaatggaccaccggaggaaagtaggggagggtcatgtctttttattatttgttaagGATAGGGTcacccaacattttttagggtgggggaggggggtcacccaacttttgtattcatgaaaacagcaacatttcaaagtggcttgtttggtgCATATTTTTCCATGTAGTCTCAGTCTTCACACTTCAGGCACCTACCTCTTTGCACATCATGTTTATACTTTCTTCATTTCACGTTTATCCTTCATTCATCCCCTATTGTTCAAAGGGTTGCAGTACACCTATTTGTCCATTTCGCAATTGCATGTttgtgcattggtcaactaactagatgtaccgcagagcggtacaaaatatgaccgccgcccagtccagcacattttttccacaaaaataaatcacgctgaaaggcctatatgattctaactgtcttatgcattatccacactcaattctcactggtatctgctagacaacaagtaccaaaacatgattagttcatagatttcacatgtaaaatgtattttatacaaccccactcccatcttgcctgttcataattctgagtaattcttgaattgtgtgcatgtgtgcgtgtacacgtttatgtttatgtgtgtgagtgtgcgtgcttgtgtgtttgcctgcgtatgtgtgtttgtccatgcatgcgtacatatgtctactgtgtgagtatgtgtcatacgtatgattactgtgaatgtatgtgtgtgcgtgtgtatctgtttatacacatgtgtgcacatggaatgggttaacatgacccctggaggcaaacatacagaaagaaatggtcatcctaggccctacggttctcaagatattcacagaaaactgtgtctgccctttcggggggtccagtacagcgggggggttggggggctacagatcaaaacaaaaaacgatggttccatgctatccatgtggggttacatgcccaccaagttttgtgtaccccggtctttcagtgtcccgggaatccttgttggtgtatggtcactaaatgtacacataaattattttattgtaaggccccccatgaacgaaagttcacaaaacttggcatgcattcggagggtgtcataatgatcctacactttcaatttcgtgcagttttgaccatgtcagccagagatattgtgatgaaaacacctaattttttgctttttagtTTTTAActggtggcgctatacatgaaataagtggtaatgggatgggttgacatgcccccttaagaacaacatacaaaaaaaaggtggacctcctaggccctacggttctcgagatattcacagaaaactgtctccggccacctacagaccagttggtgtatagtaacataaattaatttattgtgtggccccccatgaacggaattcaaCGGAACTTAGCGtgtattcagagggtgtcataatgatcctacacttccaatttcgtgtagttttgactatgttaggtcacagatacctgcgattacaacacctcatctTTACATTTTtacctaccctcctttcggggggtgcagtccagcgggggggctacagatcaaaacgaaaaaaagatggttccatgctatccatatggggttacatgcccaccaagtgttgtctaccccggtctttcagtgtcccgggaatccttgacggaaatttggacatgcgaaaaaaaaaaaaaaaagaaggttataataatgtaggcaacaaagtactttattcacgcctaacagcctatattcaTTTGGTCATCATTACACAGCCCTAAAAAGGGTAAATTTAGGGCTTTAAACAATGTGCATGCTTTAACATTAGTAAAGCAtaattgtgcttcattcatccacacatccagctcctataACGTTTGGACAAGCATAGCCTATCAATTGACCTTGtccctgcccatctctagctttgctgtctccatcttttctgtttttgttgtttgcaaaaaatgtTAGTATTTATTGTTAAAACAATTTCTGTAATTGCTGCCCCCGTGTGCTGTCGTTCTCTTTCCTGGACAAACAAAATGTGTCGTGTTCTAAGTAGACTAGTgcataattctgcttcataaagtagAACAAATGCATTTGGTTATTTTACAGACATATAAATaacctactgtcatgcagtttatggactacagtgcagagttgggaagttatggtaggccaacttggagtgaatatacaaacaggggaaattctttctctactcGTAGCCTGAGgctggtacgcacagtgcgtaggcCTCTGGCCGTACActatgcaagcgccaatgaatggTGCTCTCAAGACATCCACGGCattaacttaaataggttaacatcacatcacgcaagcaaaacgatgctttgaagacatctgttttgcTGGAAGGACAAGACAACAGTTGTCATAATCGTCACAGGGAAATTCCttccaaatggccctatcaAGTCTTTAAACATATTTCATGAGGGATGGATTCAGCTTGTGCAGTCTGTGGAAAGACAACTGCAAGAACTGGATGCAGGCGAAGACTCCCGcaatattttaaggtcatgtgataTGGTGACTCGGTGGTAAGTTCCTCCCCGGCTGCTAGAAGTCAGACAGTATTTCTAACCAGCATGCAGTGTGTccatcccagcatgcattgtgtccatcccagtatgcatcaCATCAAGCCAGATCTGCATCAAGGTGAACGAGCCTAATCCTCCAGTGGTGTTGTCATAGAGACAGAACCTCACATTGGTCCTTTCTGTCAGTTTCTGTTCCTATCCTCACAATCCTATAGCTGTGTTCTTAGAGAGACACTTCCTCTTGTTTCTGTCCGAATCTTCATGCATTTATTGGTGATGTCATGTCCCACATACCCTGACACTTTATAGTCTTCCTCTTTTCCTGATGCTTTACCTGACAGCAACAAGAAATAGACGTGAAAGGTTCTCAATCAGACAGACATGTGTTTGCTCATTTTGACACTGACAGGACACTGTGCGAAAGTCACAacagacaaaaataaaaaataaaaaaagcaaaaacactCACCTTTGTTCATCGTTAGAACAACTTTTTTGAAGACTCGGATTTAGTTTAACTGACTATCAAATTACCGATGTGCTGTTTAAAGTTGCGCTGCTCGCTGTTAAAGGGAgcgacagatgtcattctcattggtttaaatgatgttacgcccaaaacacacccatgactaagAAACATGGCCCACCTTCTTAAAAGAGCCGGATGTTTGATAATGTTTTATAACTACACCacacccaatgtggactggacaacccACGAAATCTGTTAAAACCTTTCACCAGTGACCATCCATTTTAGACTGTCATGATAAGGTCCACCCTAACCCTAGGCCACAAAGAATGTTGACCTTGCGATACAAAAATAACTCTGTTAAAATGGGTTTGCGTTAACActgttaataacgcgtttaactgacagcactagttTACTGTATTCTCATATTTACATTTGATGATGATGGAATCTTTTGCATATCCTTCCATAGTAAAAGCCCCACACCCACCTGCCAATAAATAACTATAAGACTGACATTCAAATGTTATCAATTTAGATATATttattagtgctgtcaaacgattaaaaattgtaatcacgattaatcgctgaattcctatagttaatcacgattaatcacatattttatcgcattattaaaattctattattttgcattgctgaactttccaggattccatattaa from Alosa sapidissima isolate fAloSap1 chromosome 9, fAloSap1.pri, whole genome shotgun sequence includes these protein-coding regions:
- the LOC121719524 gene encoding polymeric immunoglobulin receptor-like, yielding MESTLLLFVLSLGIGGCWGFAVEGYAGSSIIIKCKYKDEHRDQNKYFCKDDAIGGKYLCDTQIQTEGNKGWQTKGRFSLYDNTDGGFLKVIMRNLTKSDEGKYWCGVQKTFLDDYTEVNLKVKEGKEEVYRVSGYVGDDITIKCKYEDTNKHKSKYLCKNTAVGCEDRIRTDRKDQWESRDRFSLYDDTTGGFFMINITKVTEEDYGTYWCALDEPPSNDSKVSVDQFKTIQLDVHTGSPVVLPVSMTIVVLGFGIVFFICVMCQKRRGREPSFNHSGTVQDNDRARAPTDGVYEEIQDTSISVYALAQLPTNPSCDPTYSTVQLHTSPGGDPSYSTVQLPADPSEDPGYASGTFQKIPSSETS